Proteins found in one Labrenzia sp. VG12 genomic segment:
- a CDS encoding citrate/2-methylcitrate synthase: MINVDKYNQSMNKPIYLSAREAAAELGVQPATLYAYVSRGLISSIAGPGKKRRYDAADVRRLKGRKAAEDHTGSRPLTGDPVLETELTLISEEGPIYRGRRAVKLAETSTLESVATLLWASEQDPFAEAAPLPPPDLPADLGPLDRLMMALAAWPLQDRAAYTQAPKLLQTKGAALLRYSVAALLNADPVDVPVHTQIAKAFGASSPAKNVIRAALVLCADHELNTSAFATRCAASTRAPLHAALISGLGAFAGPRHGAASDRATAWLSEISPETDIETVLSDRLSRGEPLPGFGHSIYGERDPRAECLLDVLCRSEPEHAFVKRLPGLIGVARDLFGVAPNVDLALAAIQKTYGLPKDAGKIIFCAGRMTGWIAHALEQYATPEQIRPRAAYVGERPQ, translated from the coding sequence TTGATCAATGTTGATAAATACAATCAATCCATGAACAAGCCGATCTACCTGTCCGCCCGTGAAGCCGCCGCCGAACTCGGTGTTCAGCCGGCCACGCTCTATGCCTATGTCAGCCGGGGTCTGATTTCCTCCATTGCCGGCCCCGGCAAGAAGCGTCGCTATGATGCCGCCGACGTGCGCCGCCTCAAGGGCCGCAAGGCAGCAGAAGACCACACCGGGTCGAGGCCCCTGACCGGCGATCCGGTTCTGGAAACCGAGCTGACGCTGATTTCCGAGGAAGGGCCGATCTATCGGGGCCGCAGGGCGGTAAAGCTTGCAGAAACATCGACGCTGGAATCGGTTGCGACGCTATTGTGGGCCTCCGAACAGGACCCGTTTGCAGAAGCCGCACCGCTGCCGCCACCGGATCTTCCGGCCGATCTCGGGCCGCTCGACCGGCTGATGATGGCACTTGCCGCCTGGCCGCTCCAGGACCGGGCCGCCTACACCCAGGCCCCGAAACTGTTGCAGACAAAGGGGGCGGCGCTGCTGCGCTATTCGGTTGCCGCGCTGCTCAATGCCGACCCAGTGGATGTGCCCGTGCATACCCAGATCGCCAAGGCATTCGGCGCATCTTCCCCGGCCAAGAACGTGATCCGGGCCGCCCTTGTGCTCTGCGCGGATCACGAACTCAATACCAGCGCCTTCGCCACCCGGTGCGCCGCTTCCACACGCGCGCCGCTTCATGCCGCGCTGATTTCCGGCCTCGGCGCCTTTGCCGGCCCGCGCCATGGCGCTGCGTCCGACCGGGCGACCGCCTGGCTGTCGGAAATCTCGCCGGAAACGGATATCGAAACCGTATTGTCGGACCGTCTCAGCCGCGGCGAGCCGCTGCCCGGTTTCGGCCATTCGATCTATGGCGAGCGGGATCCAAGGGCGGAGTGCCTTTTGGACGTGCTGTGCCGGAGCGAACCGGAGCATGCCTTCGTCAAGCGTCTGCCCGGCCTGATCGGCGTTGCGCGCGATCTCTTCGGCGTCGCGCCGAATGTCGATCTGGCGCTCGCCGCCATCCAGAAGACCTACGGACTGCCGAAGGATGCCGGCAAGATCATCTTCTGTGCGGGCCGGATGACCGGCTGGATTGCCCATGCGCTCGAGCAATACGCGACGCCCGAGCAGATCCGGCCACGGGCGGCCTATGTCGGTGAGCGGCCGCAATAG
- a CDS encoding citrate synthase/methylcitrate synthase, translated as MTEAPSPARMTPDPIAGLEGVVAANTSLSHVDGEEGVLILRGRLIEDLAGKMPFEAAVQHLWQDLGVSAAFSLQPGFARARQQAFKVVPLLEGADAALTVYERMQLGLAALPLGDELPAPVAISGALPVFLAASHRIASGHQPVAPDATLGTAADILKMLTGTVPPQESADALDRYLVTILDHGLNASTFTARVIGSTQADLKQAVLGAMGALSGPLHGGAPGPVLDMIDAIGAPENAAGWIESALARKERLMGFGHRIYRTRDPRADVLKDGLRVLGEENPKIRLAEDIELAALSALKEAKPDRPLDTNVEFYTAVLLDAIGIDRTLFTPLFAVGRTPGWCAHVLEQQQTGKLIRPSSHYVGPEPETV; from the coding sequence ATGACAGAAGCGCCAAGTCCCGCCCGGATGACCCCGGACCCGATTGCCGGTCTGGAAGGGGTTGTTGCCGCCAACACCAGTCTCAGCCACGTTGACGGCGAAGAAGGGGTGTTGATCCTGCGCGGCCGTCTGATCGAGGACCTCGCGGGAAAGATGCCGTTCGAGGCTGCCGTGCAGCATCTGTGGCAGGACCTTGGGGTCTCCGCGGCCTTTTCCCTTCAGCCGGGTTTTGCCCGAGCGCGCCAGCAAGCTTTCAAGGTGGTGCCGCTGCTTGAGGGAGCCGACGCCGCGCTAACGGTCTACGAACGCATGCAGCTCGGTCTGGCGGCATTGCCTCTCGGTGATGAGCTGCCGGCGCCTGTCGCGATTTCCGGGGCGCTGCCAGTTTTCCTGGCTGCGTCCCACCGCATCGCCTCGGGCCATCAGCCAGTTGCCCCGGATGCCACGTTGGGAACGGCTGCCGACATTCTGAAGATGCTGACCGGAACAGTGCCGCCGCAGGAAAGCGCTGACGCGCTGGACCGCTATCTGGTGACCATTCTGGATCATGGGCTCAATGCGTCGACCTTCACCGCCCGGGTGATCGGCTCGACCCAGGCGGATCTGAAACAGGCGGTGCTAGGGGCAATGGGCGCTTTGAGCGGCCCCCTGCATGGCGGCGCTCCGGGCCCCGTTCTTGACATGATCGATGCCATCGGCGCACCGGAAAATGCCGCAGGCTGGATCGAAAGCGCGCTGGCGCGCAAGGAACGGCTGATGGGTTTCGGCCACCGGATCTACCGCACCCGTGATCCGCGCGCGGATGTACTGAAGGACGGCTTGCGGGTTCTGGGCGAGGAAAACCCCAAGATCCGGCTGGCGGAAGACATTGAACTGGCCGCGCTGTCCGCCCTGAAGGAAGCCAAGCCCGACAGGCCGCTGGACACCAATGTGGAGTTCTATACAGCCGTGCTGCTGGACGCGATCGGCATCGACCGGACGCTGTTCACACCGCTCTTTGCAGTTGGCCGGACCCCGGGCTGGTGCGCTCATGTGCTGGAACAGCAGCAGACCGGCAAACTGATCCGGCCCTCGTCACACTATGTCGGACCGGAACCGGAGACTGTCTGA
- a CDS encoding tellurite resistance TerB family protein — MFDAKSLLDQFLGSQGGGQHNQRGGAAAQRGGSGDLLSQGKDFLSSQGGGLALGGLAGLMLGSKSGRKIGKKAVTYGGLALVAGLAYKAYQGHKANQQNAPRPHYPQDQPIPLEAPRGTAFDPAQQPGGENQFAIALLTSMISAAKADGHIDRDEQDRIFEKIDEAGLDSEAKAFLMDELRAPLDIDKVVAFASCEETAAELYAASRLAIDPDHPAEKAYLQMLAARLGLDQGLVDEIEFAVREAEMAG, encoded by the coding sequence ATGTTCGACGCAAAATCCCTGCTGGATCAGTTTCTGGGAAGCCAGGGCGGTGGTCAGCATAACCAGCGCGGCGGTGCGGCCGCACAGCGGGGCGGGTCGGGCGACCTTCTTTCCCAGGGCAAGGATTTTCTGTCGTCCCAGGGTGGCGGCCTGGCCCTTGGTGGCCTTGCCGGCCTGATGCTCGGCTCCAAGTCGGGTCGCAAGATCGGCAAGAAAGCCGTCACCTATGGCGGCCTCGCGCTGGTGGCCGGTCTCGCCTACAAGGCCTATCAGGGCCACAAGGCCAACCAGCAGAATGCGCCGCGTCCGCACTATCCGCAGGACCAGCCGATCCCGCTGGAAGCCCCGCGCGGCACGGCCTTCGATCCAGCGCAGCAGCCGGGCGGCGAAAACCAGTTTGCCATCGCGCTGCTGACCTCCATGATCTCCGCCGCCAAGGCCGACGGTCATATCGACCGGGACGAACAGGATCGCATCTTTGAAAAGATCGACGAGGCCGGGCTCGACAGCGAGGCCAAGGCATTCCTGATGGACGAGCTGCGTGCACCGCTCGATATCGACAAGGTTGTCGCCTTCGCCAGCTGCGAGGAAACGGCGGCTGAACTTTACGCTGCCTCCCGCCTTGCCATCGACCCGGATCACCCGGCGGAAAAGGCCTATCTGCAGATGCTGGCCGCCCGCCTCGGCCTCGATCAGGGCCTTGTCGACGAGATCGAGTTTGCCGTCCGTGAAGCGGAAATGGCGGGTTAA
- a CDS encoding Lrp/AsnC family transcriptional regulator — protein sequence MPIALDGFDVKLLAALQDNAALTNAELGEIISLSASQVSRRRSKLEEAGIIRRYRAALDPEALGLTVTAFVGVTLGAHSKENARKFRNMVKAMPEVQEAHTLTGDLDYMLKIVVADLKALSRIINDELLPQEAVNNVRSSIAMETLKDDNLLPLS from the coding sequence ATGCCCATTGCTCTGGACGGTTTCGATGTCAAATTGCTGGCAGCCCTGCAGGACAATGCCGCCCTGACCAATGCCGAGCTTGGCGAGATCATCAGCCTGTCGGCCAGCCAGGTGTCGCGCCGACGCAGCAAGCTGGAAGAGGCCGGCATCATTCGCCGCTACAGGGCAGCCCTCGACCCGGAAGCCCTCGGCCTGACGGTGACCGCCTTTGTCGGCGTGACGCTCGGGGCGCATTCCAAGGAGAATGCGCGTAAGTTCCGCAACATGGTGAAGGCCATGCCGGAGGTCCAGGAAGCCCACACGTTGACCGGTGATCTCGACTACATGCTGAAGATCGTCGTGGCCGATCTGAAGGCGCTGAGCCGTATCATCAATGACGAATTGCTGCCCCAGGAAGCGGTCAACAATGTGCGCTCCTCGATCGCGATGGAAACGCTGAAGGACGACAATCTTTTGCCACTAAGCTAG
- the hppD gene encoding 4-hydroxyphenylpyruvate dioxygenase: MGPFPHNAPPAEITPENPAGTDGFEFVEFAHPEPEKLDTLFRKMGYVPVAKHKTKNITLYRQGDVTYVLNAEPGSHGMKFVDTHGPCAPSMAWRVVDAQKAFEHAVAKGATPYEGDDKSMDVPAIVGIGGSLLYFVDTYGEKGSAYSKDFNWLREFDPKPEGVGFYYLDHLTHNVYRGNMDKWWDFYRDLFNFKQIHFFDIDGRITGLVSRAITSPCGKIRIPLNESKDDTSQIEEYLKKYNGEGIQHIAVGTDDIYASTDRLAENELKFMPGPPDTYYERSHKRVNGHSEPIERMKRHGILIDGEGVIDGGMTKILLQIFSKTVIGPIFFEFIQRKGDEGFGEGNFRALFESIEEDQIRRGVLKTEAAE; this comes from the coding sequence ATGGGACCGTTTCCCCATAACGCACCGCCTGCCGAAATCACGCCGGAAAACCCGGCCGGCACGGACGGATTTGAATTTGTCGAATTCGCCCATCCGGAGCCGGAGAAGCTGGACACACTCTTTCGCAAGATGGGCTACGTGCCGGTTGCCAAACACAAGACCAAGAACATCACGCTCTACCGTCAGGGCGACGTCACCTATGTGCTGAATGCCGAACCCGGCAGCCACGGCATGAAGTTCGTTGACACGCACGGACCTTGCGCACCCTCCATGGCCTGGCGCGTGGTGGATGCGCAAAAGGCGTTTGAACATGCGGTTGCCAAAGGCGCGACGCCGTATGAAGGTGACGACAAATCCATGGATGTCCCGGCCATTGTCGGCATCGGCGGTTCGCTGCTCTATTTCGTCGACACCTATGGCGAAAAGGGGTCGGCTTATTCGAAAGATTTCAACTGGCTGCGGGAATTCGATCCGAAGCCGGAAGGCGTCGGTTTCTATTATCTCGACCACCTGACCCACAACGTCTATCGCGGCAACATGGACAAGTGGTGGGATTTCTACCGGGACCTCTTCAACTTCAAGCAGATCCACTTCTTCGACATTGACGGCCGCATCACGGGCCTGGTCAGCCGGGCAATCACCAGCCCCTGCGGCAAGATCCGCATTCCGCTGAACGAGTCCAAGGACGACACCAGCCAGATCGAGGAATATCTGAAGAAATACAATGGCGAAGGCATCCAGCACATCGCCGTTGGCACGGACGATATCTATGCCAGCACCGACAGGCTGGCCGAGAACGAGCTGAAGTTCATGCCCGGTCCGCCGGACACCTATTACGAACGCTCCCACAAGCGGGTCAACGGCCACAGCGAGCCGATCGAGCGCATGAAGCGTCACGGCATCCTGATCGATGGCGAAGGCGTCATCGATGGCGGCATGACCAAGATCCTGCTGCAGATTTTCTCCAAGACCGTGATCGGTCCGATCTTCTTCGAATTCATTCAGCGCAAGGGCGATGAAGGCTTTGGGGAAGGCAATTTCCGCGCCCTGTTTGAATCGATCGAGGAAGATCAGATCCGACGCGGGGTGCTCAAGACTGAAGCCGCCGAGTAA
- the gshB gene encoding glutathione synthase produces the protein MALKVAVQMDHISTINIAGDSAFAMMLEAQARGHQLYHYTPDRLALRGDDVFCWLEPVEVRDEKGNHFTLGERQRVNMREMDVVLMRQDPPFDLSYIAATHILEKIHPDTLVVNDPAEVRNAPEKLFVTEFPDLMPATLITKDRAEIDLFREEYGDIVMKPLFGHGGAAVFRITQDDLNYGSLYDFFAATFREPWVIQQFLPNVKHGDKRILLVDGEFAGAVNRVPAAGDLRSNMVRGGAPTDSDLTEREREICARLGPSLKEKGLILVGIDVIDGLLTEINVTAPTGIRAIRNLGGPDVAKMVWDVLEAKKNG, from the coding sequence ATGGCTTTGAAAGTTGCGGTCCAGATGGACCATATCTCGACCATCAACATTGCCGGCGACAGTGCCTTTGCGATGATGCTGGAGGCGCAGGCGCGCGGACATCAGCTCTATCACTATACGCCTGACCGTCTGGCCCTGCGCGGCGACGATGTTTTCTGCTGGCTGGAACCGGTCGAGGTACGCGACGAAAAAGGCAATCATTTCACACTTGGCGAGCGCCAGCGCGTCAACATGCGCGAGATGGACGTCGTGCTGATGCGCCAGGACCCGCCGTTCGATCTGTCCTATATTGCCGCGACACATATCCTGGAAAAGATCCACCCGGACACGCTGGTGGTGAACGATCCGGCCGAGGTGCGCAACGCGCCTGAAAAACTGTTTGTCACGGAATTTCCCGACCTGATGCCGGCGACCCTGATCACCAAGGACCGGGCGGAGATCGACCTGTTCCGGGAGGAATATGGCGACATCGTCATGAAACCGCTGTTCGGCCATGGCGGCGCGGCCGTTTTCCGGATTACCCAGGACGATCTCAACTACGGCTCGCTCTATGATTTCTTCGCCGCCACCTTCCGCGAGCCCTGGGTGATCCAGCAGTTCCTGCCGAATGTGAAACACGGCGACAAGCGCATCCTGCTGGTCGATGGTGAATTTGCCGGCGCGGTAAACCGGGTGCCGGCGGCCGGAGATCTCCGCTCCAACATGGTGCGCGGCGGCGCCCCGACCGACAGCGACCTGACAGAACGCGAACGCGAGATCTGTGCCCGTCTCGGTCCGTCGCTGAAGGAAAAAGGCCTCATTCTGGTCGGCATCGATGTCATTGACGGCCTGCTGACAGAAATCAACGTCACCGCCCCGACCGGCATCCGCGCCATCCGCAATCTCGGCGGTCCGGATGTCGCAAAGATGGTTTGGGACGTGCTGGAAGCCAAGAAGAACGGCTGA
- a CDS encoding molybdopterin-synthase adenylyltransferase MoeB translates to MLSPAELERYARHIVMQEIGGAGQQKLKNARVLVIGAGGLGAPVLQYLAAAGVGTLGVVDDDTVSLSNLQRQVIHDTDQLGEPKVASAAEAIARLNPNVTVEPHPTRIAGHNAMALVSDYDLVVDGSDNFDTRYLVSDACFFAKKPLVTAAVGQFDGSITTLKPFEANADGAKNPTYRCLFPRKPRDGLLPTCEQAGVLGALTGIIGAMQAMEVIKEFTGTGETLVGRMILFDARTFRMETIRYKRSPKNPLNGDAPMSWVELLEAE, encoded by the coding sequence AAGAACGCCCGGGTTCTGGTGATTGGCGCCGGTGGTCTCGGCGCACCGGTGCTGCAATATCTGGCCGCGGCAGGTGTCGGCACGCTTGGCGTTGTCGACGATGACACCGTGTCACTTTCCAACCTGCAGCGCCAGGTGATCCACGACACCGATCAGCTCGGCGAACCGAAGGTTGCCAGCGCGGCCGAAGCCATCGCCCGGCTCAATCCGAATGTCACCGTCGAACCGCATCCGACCCGGATCGCCGGTCACAACGCGATGGCGCTGGTGTCGGACTATGATCTGGTGGTTGATGGTTCGGACAATTTCGACACGCGCTACCTTGTTTCCGATGCCTGTTTCTTTGCAAAAAAACCACTGGTGACGGCGGCTGTCGGCCAGTTCGACGGCTCGATCACCACGCTGAAACCCTTTGAGGCAAATGCAGACGGCGCCAAGAATCCGACCTACCGCTGCCTGTTCCCGCGAAAGCCGCGGGACGGCCTGTTGCCGACCTGCGAACAGGCCGGCGTGCTTGGCGCGCTCACCGGGATTATCGGCGCCATGCAGGCGATGGAGGTGATCAAGGAATTCACCGGCACCGGCGAGACCCTGGTCGGCCGCATGATCCTGTTCGACGCCCGCACCTTCCGGATGGAAACCATCCGCTACAAGCGCTCGCCCAAAAATCCGCTGAACGGCGACGCGCCGATGAGCTGGGTGGAGCTTCTGGAAGCGGAGTAG